From the genome of Spinacia oleracea cultivar Varoflay chromosome 2, BTI_SOV_V1, whole genome shotgun sequence, one region includes:
- the LOC130467281 gene encoding uncharacterized protein: MRDLSEKCKQKEEELLQLDSKFTQMELQPEEARKEVANSKEVLRQSAELGERSIRGDLPELHAPFLGLHSGEEAGRRLSCIRKLVFADSSITSDLAGSQKCQGFGHYQNACPNKRVVTLRESGDEEEEEEYEAPIYDTNLVLRALQTQISPTHLDQRDQLFHTKCLVKDKWCSVIVDGGSCTNAASSEMVSKLGLITTAHPRPYALHWLDDGNSVKVSKQVRVGLTMGSYVDEVLCDVIPMDACHILLGRPWQFDRDFKDVFPDELPPGLPPNRGIEHQIDLIPGTSLPNKAAYRCNPEETKELQKQIDELVNRGYVRESLSPCAVPVLLVPKKDGTWRYVVSKDGVSVDQSKIEAIKSWPNPKTISEVRSFHGLASFYRRFIRDFSTITSPITSCLKKGAFVWGEDAQKAFDVIKERLCAAPILALPDFSQPFEVECDASGVGIGAVLIQGKRPIAYFSEKLGGARLNYCTYDKEFYAIVRALDHWSHYLRSSHFVLHSDHESLKYINGQQKLSPRHAKWVEFLQSFHFSSKYKDGKSNVVADALSRRYDGFLFKGNRLCIPKHSIRELLVREAHGGGLAGHFGIAKTLEILREHFFWPKMLGDVTNIVNKCVTCHMAKSSFKSGLYSPLPVPVLPWKDVSMDFIVALPRTQRGKDAIMVVVDRFSKMAHFIACHKTDDACNVADLYYKEIVRLHGIPKTIVSDRDSKFLSYFWNTLWRKVGTKLLFSTSHHPQTDGQTVVTNRTLGTLLRGLVSKTQKDWDVKLAHAEFAYNRSPTYATGHSPFEVVYGINPYLPLDLIPLPKDELFEEGDLVWVHLRKERFPSKRKNKLMPRAEGPYKVVARVNDNVYKI; the protein is encoded by the exons ATGAGGGATCTCTCTGAGAAATGTAAGCAGAAGGAGGAGGAGTTGTTGCAGCTTGACTCCAAGTTTACTCAGATGGAGTTGCAGCCGGAGGAGGCCCGTAAGGAGGTGGCCAATTCTAAGGAGGTGCTTCGCCAGTCCGCCGAGCTGGGTGAAAGGTCAATCAGGGGAG ATCTTCCAGAACTTCATGCCCCTTTTCTAGGGTTACACAGCGGAGAAGAGGCCGGGAGAAGGCTTTCTTGTATAAG aaaactggtATTTGCAGATAGTAGTATCACTAGTGACCTAGCGGGGTCTCAG aagtgtcaagggtttgggcattatcaaaatgcgtgtccaaataaacgagtagtgaccttgagagaa agtggtgatgaggaggaagaggaagagtatgaggctccaatttatgacacaaatctggttcttagagctctacaaactcaaatttcacctactcatctagaccaacgagatcagttgtttcatactaaatgtctagtgaaagataagtggtgtagtgtaatcgttgatggggggagttgtaccaatgctgcttctagtgaaatggtgtcaaaattaggcttaatcactactgcccatcctaggccatacgcactccattggcttgatgatggtaatagtgtaaaagtgtcgaagcaagtaagggttggtttgactatgggttcgtatgtggatgaagttctttgtgatgttattcctatggatgcttgtcatattttgttgggtcgtccttggcagtttgatagggac ttcaaggatgtatttccggatgaattaccaccaggtttgccccctaatcgtggtattgaacatcaaattgatcttattccaggaacttctttgcctaataaggctgcctatcgttgcaatccggaggaaacaaaggaattacaaaagcaaattgatgaacttgtgaatcgaggctatgttagagaaagcttgagtccatgtgctgttccggtgttgcttgtgcctaagaaagatggaacatggc gctatgtggtttcgaaagatggagtgtccgtggatcagtccaagatcgaggctatcaaatcgtggcctaatcctaaaactataagtgaggtgcgttcatttcatggtcttgcttcattttatagacgtttcattcgtgatttcagtactattactagtcctatcactagttgcttgaagaaaggtgcttttgtatggggagaggacgctcaaaaggcgtttgatgtgattaaagagcgtttgtgtgctgctcctattttggcgctgccagatttctctcaaccttttgaggtcgagtgtgatgctagtggagtggggattggtgctgttttgatccaaggtaagcgtcccatagcttatttttcggaaaagttagggggtgctcgtttgaattattgcacttatgataaagagttctatgccattgttagagctttggatcattggagtcattatttgcgttctagccactttgttttgcattctgatcatgaatctttgaagtatattaatgggcaacaaaaattgagcccaaggcatgctaaatgggttgagttcttgcaatcctttcatttttcttcgaaatacaaagatggtaaaagcaatgtggtggctgatgcattatcacgaaggtac gatgggtttcttttcaaaggtaatcgcctttgtattcctaagcattcaattcgtgagttactagtgcgtgaggctcatggtggaggattggctggtcactttggcatagccaagaccttggaaatcttgagagaacatttcttttggcctaaaatgttaggtgatgtaacgaacattgtgaataaatgtgtgacttgtcatatggccaagagttctttcaaatccggtttatactcacctttgccggttccagttctCCCTTGGaaagatgtatccatggattttatagtggctttgcctcgtactcaaagaggtaaggatgctattatggtcgtggtggatagattttcaaaaatggctcacttcattgcttgtcacaaaacggatgatgcttgtaatgtggctgatttgtattataaggagattgttcgtttgcatggaattccaaagactattgtttctgatcgagattccaagttcttgagttacttttggaatacattgtggagaaaggtgggaaccaagttgttgtttagcacttcacatcaccctcaaactgatgggcaaacagtggtgacaaatcgaaccttgggaacgctattgagagggttggtaagtaaaacgcaaaaggattgggatgtcaagcttgctcatgctgaatttgcttataatcggtctcctacttatgctactggtcattctccatttgaggtagtatatgggattaatccatacttgcccttggatttaattccattaccaaaagatga gttgtttgaagaaggtgatttggtttgggttcatttaaggaaagagcgttttccaagcaaacgcaaaaacaagcttatgcctagggctgaaggtccttacaaggtggttgcacgtgtgaatgataatgtttacaagatt